TGAATGGCAATCTGACTGCAGAAACCTGGAATGGAGCCATGACACTAAGCGGTATTACCGGAAGCGTGGGAGCGGACACGAAAAACGGAAAGATTGCCATGAAGGAAGTATCCGGAGAGGTCAAAGCTTCTACGTTAAACGGAAATATCGAGCTGGCTAGCGAGACAGTTGGCGGGGATTGGGATTTGGACAGCACGGTTGGAGAGATTAAGCTCCGCGTTCCGGCAGCAGGGGATTATTCCGTATTTGGTTCGGTAACGTTTGGAAGCATTACAACCGATTTACCGCTTACGGTGAACAAGAAAACCGTTCGTGGAACCATAGGTTCAGGTACTTACCGAATTCAGGTGAATGCGACTAACAGTATTTACATACAGATGAATGAGGCGGGTTGATGAGCGCTTTCATTGACAAACCATTTTGAATGAACGTACAATAGTTCTATCTAGTAAAAGAAAGGCGTGAGGGGAATGGGAGCCAGCGTTACCGAAGCAATTGAACAATTGAAGATGAATGGCGTCCGTATGACCCCGCAACGTCACGCCATATTGAGTTATTTGATGGGCTCAATGTCACATCCGACAGCCGATGAAATCTATAAGTCGCTGTCTCCGAATTTTCCGAGTATGAGCGTGGCTACGATATATAATAACTTGAGGTTATTTGTCGAAGCGGGTCTAGTTCGCGAATTAACCTACGGTGACGATTCCAGCCGATTTGATGCGGATTTGTCCGACCATTACCATGCGATTTGCAAAAGCTGCGGCCAGATCGTAGATTTTGAATACCCGCCGCTGCTTGAAGTTGAGCGGGTTGCATCCAACAAGACCGGTTTTATGGTTGAAGGGCATCGTATGGAGATTTACGGAGTATGCTCCAGCTGCAGTGAGACGGCTAGAGCGTAAAATGGTTAAGTTGTATAAAGTCAAGATGGAATAAGGCGTGCATAGATGCGGTAATTCGCTGATTTGCACGCCTTTTTTTAAAGGTGACTGAAAGAATCATCACAAACGGCCCTAATTCGGCCATTTTGGGTGACAATTCTTTTTAGGAGAGTGAGCAATTGGAGACGATGTACACCAGAGCGCCGCGCCGCCGAAAGGGCGGGGGAGCATGGTATACGATGCTGTTCCTGTTATTTATCGCAGCAGCGATGGGCGTTTGGTTTATTTACATGAAGTTTATCCCGAATCAGCATATTACGGTTCCTGACTACGGAATGGCACATCCGATAACCTATCAAGGCGAAATCATGGATCAAGGAGCCTTTATACAAAATGATGAAGTCATGCTTCCGATATCCGCTTTGCAAAAGGCGCTTGGGCCGGACGAGCCTGTATATTATGAAGCGGAGACCGGCTCCATTATTTTGACAACGACCAATAAAGTATTGCGGCTGAAGACGGATGCTTTGACGGCAGAGCTCAATCAGAAGCCATACGAATTGCATATCGCGGCACAGACCAAAGATGATGCCGTTTATATACCGATTACGCCGCTTGAAGAACTTTACGGCCTCAAGACAGAATACAAGGCCGATTCCGGCATCGTTATTTTACTCCAGGCAGGGGAATCTATTCAGCAAGGAAAGGCGTTAAAATCCAAAGGCAGCGCGATACGGACCAAGACAAGCATCCATTCTCCAATCGCTGAAAAAGTACCTCAAGGCGAAACGGTCCGGATATGGGGCGAGGAACATGGATGGTTATTCGTGCAGGGTCCGCAGGGGCAGCTCGGATATATGCAGAAGTCCAATGTGGAGCTGGCCAGCATAGAAAAGGTTCCTCAAGCAGCCAAGGAAGAGGCGTTTATACCTTGGAAAGTGCTTGGAAGCAAAATTAATCTCACCTGGGAAGCCGTATATGAGAAAAATCCGGCTCCGGATTCGATAGGTACTCTAAAAGGAGTTAATGTTGTAAGTCCAACCTGGTTTGAGCTTCAGGATGGGAAGGGAACGATTAAGGGCAAGGCTGATCCGGCTTATGTGCGGTGGGCGCATAATCAAGGGATGCAGGTATGGGCGTTATTCAGCAATGGCTTTGAGCCCGATCAAACAACGGAAGCTTTGGCTAAGGCCGATACGCGCTTTAAAATGATCCGTCAGCTGCTCGCTTTTGCAGAGACGTATCATCTGCAAGGCATTAATATCGATTTCGAGAACGTTCGTACGTCCGATAAAGCCAATCTGGTTCAATTCGTAAGAGAGCTTACTCCTCTTTTCCATGAACAGGGGCTTGTGGTATCGATTGACGTAACGCCGAAATCCAACAGCGAGCTGTGGTCCTTATTCCTTGACCGCTCGGCACTTGGACATACCGTCGATTACATGATGGTAATGGCTTATGACGAGCATTGGGCTTCCAGTCCGGAAGCGGGTTCCGTTGCATCGCTTGGCTGGACGGCAAGCGCGGTTAAACGAATTATTGAAGAAGACGGCGTATCCGCGAACAAAATCATTCTGAGCATGCCGTTATATACCCGTATTTGGACGGAACAAAACGGAAAAGTGACTTCCAAGGCGGTAGGAATGGACAAGGTTAAAGATATTATTGCAAGCAAAAAGCTTACTCCTAAGCTCGATGAGACTGCAGGACAAAATTACGTGGAGTATAAAGAGAATGGCGCCCTAAACCGGATATGGATTGAAGATGCGTTATCCATCCAGTCCCGGGTGAAGCTTATGCGAGAGCTTGGGCTAGCCGGCGTGGCTACATGGAACCGCTCCTTCCAGACTTCCTCGATCTGGCCCGTCATTGACGAAGCCATTAACAAAAGGCCTTGATACTATATTATAGATGTAACAAAAGAAGCAGCCTGGGTGACTTGCACCTAGAGCTGCTTCTTTTGTTTTATTCAACCGACGGTTCATGAGTTGCCTGAGCGGGATCAAGCGTAAGTATCGTTTTGCAATACATGCAGCGGTCGGTCTTTCCAAGCATCTTTGTCGGTCGGTGGCATTCAGGGCATTCCAGCATGGTGGCGCTAGTCGACATCATGCCCGCCCAGAAATACACGACGCAGCTGATAAGTAGAGAGATCATCCCGAAGACCATAAAGATCGCTGCGAAGATTTTGCCGGCGTGTCCCCACCAGACAATTCCGCCGGTTCCGATGATCATTATTCCCATGCCAACTAGCGTAAAGACGAGGCCCCACAAACGGAATTCATTGATTTTTGCCGATTTGAAAAAAATCTTATTCACTATTCCATTCCTCTCTATGACGATTGACGTATGTAACGTTAACGGTTTTCTTATTTTGCAAGCAGGAAACCGCCACACTTTGTCGAAAAAGATAGTACTATACAGATAATTATTATAGCTTAATCTAAATGGATTAGCTATACGGAGGCCGAAGTGAATACGAAACAGTATTTTATTGAAACGTATCGTTCGCAGCTGGATGTAGCAGGTCTGGTGGCAATCGAGAATCCGTATCCTTATAATCCTTTGATTGAAGGATTGGACGTTTTAGTTCTTGTTGTGCGAGAGAGTGGGGCTAATGAAACAACCGAACATGTTTGCCAGCAAGGCAGACGGATTATGGTTCGGACGGTTGACACCGGTCGTTTGGAGCAATGGATTGCTGGTAGAAGCGGAAGCGTGATCCAATGGATGGTTCGGGGGGAGATATTGATGGAGCGCGACAATTACTTGACGAATATTCGTGAGCAATTGATGTTATTTCCAGATATCATGCGGGAACAGAAGCGTTTCGCCGAGTTTTCCGGATTCTTGCGCACCTATCTGCAAGCGAAGCAGGATCTTGAGGACAATCATATTTTGGATGCGCACAGTCATGTCATGACGGCACTTCATCACTGGGCACATATCGTACTTATAGAAGAAGGGCATCATCCGGAACTCACGGTTTGGAAGCAAATCCGCAGAGTTCATCCGGGAGTCTACAAGCTGTACGAGGAATTGACGGCAAGTCCGGAATCATTGGAGCAGCGTGTCCGACTGGTTATGCTTGCTTGCGAGTTTACCGTAATGAACAAAATGAAATCCTGCTGCTCATTATTGTTCGAAGCTATCAGCAGCAGACAGGAGCCGTGGACTATATGCGAACTGCAGAACTATCCGCCGATCCAGGAGCTTCATATTGATCTTTCCCTGGTTGTTCAGAATCTGGTCAAACGAGCTTATGTCCGTGAGGTAGCGGTTATGCCAGCGAACGGAGATCCGGATGTGATGGAACTAAAGTATTTGTTAACGGCCATCTGATAAAAAAAACATAAAATACCCGTTGCTTTCGCGCGGGTATTTTATTTCTGAAAAAGGTTGACTTACTATTTGGCCCTATGGTACATTAATACTCGCCGCTTTTGAGGCAGGTCAAAATAAGTCGAAATCGACAGCTGAAAAAATTGTCGAAAGACGAAAAAAAGTGCTTGCATTCATATAGGCGACTGTG
This region of Paenibacillus sp. JDR-2 genomic DNA includes:
- the perR gene encoding peroxide-responsive transcriptional repressor PerR; translation: MGASVTEAIEQLKMNGVRMTPQRHAILSYLMGSMSHPTADEIYKSLSPNFPSMSVATIYNNLRLFVEAGLVRELTYGDDSSRFDADLSDHYHAICKSCGQIVDFEYPPLLEVERVASNKTGFMVEGHRMEIYGVCSSCSETARA
- a CDS encoding glycosyl hydrolase family 18 protein, whose product is MYTRAPRRRKGGGAWYTMLFLLFIAAAMGVWFIYMKFIPNQHITVPDYGMAHPITYQGEIMDQGAFIQNDEVMLPISALQKALGPDEPVYYEAETGSIILTTTNKVLRLKTDALTAELNQKPYELHIAAQTKDDAVYIPITPLEELYGLKTEYKADSGIVILLQAGESIQQGKALKSKGSAIRTKTSIHSPIAEKVPQGETVRIWGEEHGWLFVQGPQGQLGYMQKSNVELASIEKVPQAAKEEAFIPWKVLGSKINLTWEAVYEKNPAPDSIGTLKGVNVVSPTWFELQDGKGTIKGKADPAYVRWAHNQGMQVWALFSNGFEPDQTTEALAKADTRFKMIRQLLAFAETYHLQGINIDFENVRTSDKANLVQFVRELTPLFHEQGLVVSIDVTPKSNSELWSLFLDRSALGHTVDYMMVMAYDEHWASSPEAGSVASLGWTASAVKRIIEEDGVSANKIILSMPLYTRIWTEQNGKVTSKAVGMDKVKDIIASKKLTPKLDETAGQNYVEYKENGALNRIWIEDALSIQSRVKLMRELGLAGVATWNRSFQTSSIWPVIDEAINKRP
- a CDS encoding YgzB family protein; its protein translation is MFFKSAKINEFRLWGLVFTLVGMGIMIIGTGGIVWWGHAGKIFAAIFMVFGMISLLISCVVYFWAGMMSTSATMLECPECHRPTKMLGKTDRCMYCKTILTLDPAQATHEPSVE
- a CDS encoding nucleotidyltransferase-like protein — translated: MNTKQYFIETYRSQLDVAGLVAIENPYPYNPLIEGLDVLVLVVRESGANETTEHVCQQGRRIMVRTVDTGRLEQWIAGRSGSVIQWMVRGEILMERDNYLTNIREQLMLFPDIMREQKRFAEFSGFLRTYLQAKQDLEDNHILDAHSHVMTALHHWAHIVLIEEGHHPELTVWKQIRRVHPGVYKLYEELTASPESLEQRVRLVMLACEFTVMNKMKSCCSLLFEAISSRQEPWTICELQNYPPIQELHIDLSLVVQNLVKRAYVREVAVMPANGDPDVMELKYLLTAI